A genomic window from Tolypothrix sp. PCC 7910 includes:
- a CDS encoding filamentous hemagglutinin N-terminal domain-containing protein — MILCTRQQLWQLRLVILLVITSFTTGLKDFASAQIIPDSSLGAESSIVTPNATIQGLPTNLIEGGASRGTNLFQSFLKFNVSDGQRVYFANPTGIENIFTRITGNEPSNILGTLGVDGQANLFFLNPNGIIFGSNVRLDIAGSFLATTANSFVFENGLKFSATNPEAAPLLTVSLRPGVQFGANLSATINNTGNLEVGQDLTLIAGNLDLQGQLQVGRNLTLEAQNTIKVTDIIYNNLLGLGGDIAITSSGDINVGNIKVDSNSNNDDYSIITINSTSGSVYLNNSNLNNNNFGSGYAGDIAISARGEVKIENSKIATTGNLGKILIGASEYADFSPQTVSITNSRINNSNFDDSNEVGNVIVKSLGNLLLDNSNLETLTNSSAKGGDINIVAGSVSLLNNSSLFTNTLGNGKAGSIAVNSTAGTVSLSQSSINTGSNKLTVNIQNLSEQSGGGGGDINITASALYLTNSSFLNASSLGVGDSGNVNITADKTVSFTDNSILNARTYLRGNAGNINIKAQELAFSKESIIQATTFGSGNAGNLNITAQSFSLSDTSRIDAQTFGSGNAGNINIKTQSLALTEGARINAETFASGNGGNIIINPLNDENQAAASVTISGSAPAIKFSSGLSVNTESEKNDAGSGGNITIKTGTLNISDSGVLSAPSKSSGNGGNININVNNLQLTSGGQIVTNAYRSGQAGNVKINATNNITIAGQNYEYEQRLNALKTRIDILKSIYDALTFENDPGSQRTFDPINNLINNLTALLANQNYAQLFNELKQRIAEFKNSYDFSLIANNPELRILLQPISNLIDDLNNFDEIILAVQDPVFAQKLNELQQQLSQFQYAYNFVLPQTEGEIRRILGPINQYSGLFANTEANSTGNGGTINIDPQQVTIQDTARISVDSQGTGVAGNISITANRLTLDNQAAITADTNSGQGGSINLNLQDLLLFRRQSVVSTTAGRQGAGGDGGAIAINLDPNQGFIISPASENNDIAANAFSGSGGTIEINAKGVIGLATLTRQELEQKLGTTDPEKLNPQFLASNDITAISQTNPQLNGIVSISSPDIDPSKGIVSLPTNASDPSQQIAQSCGAVNGKVASAFTDIGHGGLPPKPDELLSSDTVWQDIRLRNSTTEPGNTTQATVNPVKPKSVLIMPATGWVFNDNGEVTLISHTPKSSASWLNYSSCAAKR; from the coding sequence ATGATTTTATGTACTCGTCAGCAATTATGGCAATTGAGGTTAGTAATTTTATTGGTAATAACTAGTTTTACTACTGGATTGAAGGATTTTGCCAGCGCTCAAATTATACCAGATAGCTCATTAGGTGCAGAAAGTTCCATAGTTACACCAAATGCTACGATTCAAGGATTACCTACAAACTTAATTGAAGGTGGTGCTAGCAGAGGTACAAACCTATTCCAGAGTTTCTTAAAATTTAATGTTAGTGATGGACAACGAGTCTACTTTGCTAATCCTACAGGTATTGAAAATATCTTCACTCGAATTACAGGTAATGAACCTTCAAATATTCTTGGGACTTTGGGTGTAGATGGTCAAGCAAATCTATTTTTTCTCAATCCCAATGGTATCATTTTTGGGTCAAATGTGCGCTTAGATATTGCAGGTTCATTTTTGGCGACAACAGCCAATAGTTTTGTATTTGAAAATGGCTTAAAGTTCAGTGCTACCAATCCCGAAGCTGCGCCACTGCTAACAGTTAGCTTGCGTCCAGGGGTACAATTTGGCGCGAATTTATCTGCAACTATTAATAATACTGGAAACTTAGAAGTTGGGCAAGATTTGACTCTGATAGCTGGTAATCTTGACTTACAAGGTCAATTACAAGTAGGCAGAAATTTAACCCTAGAAGCTCAAAATACTATCAAAGTAACAGATATTATTTATAATAATTTACTAGGTTTGGGTGGAGATATAGCTATTACCTCCTCTGGTGATATTAATGTAGGTAATATCAAAGTTGATAGTAATTCTAATAATGATGATTATAGTATCATTACCATCAACTCTACCAGCGGTTCTGTATACTTAAATAATTCTAATTTAAATAATAACAATTTTGGCTCTGGCTATGCAGGAGATATTGCTATTAGTGCTAGAGGGGAAGTCAAAATTGAGAATAGCAAAATTGCAACTACAGGTAACCTCGGTAAAATATTGATTGGTGCTTCAGAATATGCAGATTTTTCACCGCAAACAGTCAGTATTACAAATTCTCGCATCAATAATAGTAATTTTGATGATAGTAACGAAGTCGGCAATGTTATAGTTAAATCTTTGGGAAATTTATTACTAGATAACAGTAATCTCGAAACTTTAACTAATAGTTCAGCCAAGGGTGGAGATATTAATATTGTAGCTGGCTCAGTATCTTTATTAAATAACAGTTCTCTCTTTACTAATACTCTCGGCAATGGCAAAGCCGGGAGTATAGCTGTTAACTCAACTGCTGGAACAGTCTCATTATCACAAAGTAGTATCAATACTGGTAGCAACAAGCTGACAGTAAATATCCAAAATTTATCTGAGCAATCAGGCGGAGGTGGCGGAGATATTAATATTACTGCTTCTGCTTTATATTTAACAAACAGTTCTTTTCTCAATGCTAGTAGTTTGGGTGTGGGAGATAGCGGCAACGTTAATATTACAGCAGATAAAACAGTAAGTTTTACCGACAACTCTATTTTAAATGCGAGAACGTATCTGCGGGGAAATGCAGGTAATATTAATATTAAAGCTCAGGAACTTGCTTTCAGTAAAGAATCTATAATTCAAGCTACAACGTTTGGTAGTGGTAACGCAGGTAATCTTAATATCACCGCTCAATCATTCTCTTTAAGCGATACATCCAGAATAGATGCTCAAACTTTTGGTAGCGGTAATGCTGGTAATATCAATATTAAAACGCAATCTCTAGCTCTTACAGAAGGAGCAAGAATTAATGCCGAAACATTTGCTAGTGGCAATGGTGGCAATATTATTATTAATCCTCTCAACGATGAAAACCAAGCCGCTGCTTCTGTTACTATATCCGGCTCAGCACCTGCGATTAAATTTTCTAGTGGTTTATCTGTGAATACTGAGAGCGAGAAAAATGATGCTGGCTCTGGTGGCAATATTACTATCAAAACTGGAACATTAAATATTAGTGATAGTGGAGTTTTAAGCGCTCCTTCTAAAAGTAGCGGTAATGGTGGCAATATCAATATTAATGTGAATAATCTTCAACTTACAAGCGGCGGTCAAATTGTCACTAATGCTTATAGAAGTGGACAAGCAGGTAACGTTAAAATTAATGCGACTAATAATATTACAATTGCTGGGCAAAATTATGAATACGAACAACGACTTAATGCACTGAAAACAAGAATTGATATTTTGAAATCTATTTACGATGCCCTTACTTTTGAAAATGACCCAGGAAGTCAACGGACATTTGACCCTATTAATAACTTAATTAATAATTTGACTGCCTTACTAGCTAACCAAAATTATGCTCAACTATTCAATGAACTGAAACAACGAATTGCAGAATTTAAAAATAGCTACGATTTTTCACTAATTGCCAATAACCCAGAACTTAGGATATTACTGCAACCAATTAGTAACTTAATTGATGACTTAAATAACTTTGATGAAATTATCCTTGCGGTTCAAGACCCTGTTTTTGCTCAAAAACTAAATGAACTGCAACAGCAACTCAGTCAATTTCAATATGCTTATAATTTCGTTTTACCGCAAACTGAGGGTGAAATTAGGCGAATACTTGGCCCCATTAATCAATATAGTGGACTGTTCGCCAATACAGAAGCAAACTCTACTGGCAACGGCGGTACAATCAACATTGACCCGCAGCAAGTGACTATTCAAGATACTGCGAGAATTTCTGTAGATAGCCAGGGTACGGGTGTGGCTGGGAATATTAGCATTACAGCTAACCGATTGACTCTGGATAATCAAGCCGCAATTACAGCCGATACAAATAGCGGTCAAGGCGGTAGTATAAACCTCAACTTGCAAGATTTGCTGCTGTTTCGCCGCCAGAGTGTTGTATCTACTACCGCAGGGAGACAGGGTGCGGGTGGTGACGGAGGTGCGATCGCAATTAATCTAGATCCTAACCAAGGCTTTATCATCTCTCCAGCTTCGGAAAATAATGATATCGCTGCCAACGCTTTTTCCGGTAGCGGCGGTACTATCGAAATCAACGCTAAAGGCGTAATTGGATTAGCCACCCTCACCCGACAAGAACTTGAGCAAAAATTAGGTACAACCGACCCAGAAAAACTGAACCCGCAATTTTTAGCCAGCAACGATATTACAGCCATTTCTCAAACCAACCCGCAGTTAAACGGTATAGTCAGCATCAGTTCCCCAGATATTGACCCCAGCAAAGGAATCGTTTCCTTACCCACAAATGCTTCTGATCCTTCCCAGCAAATTGCTCAAAGCTGTGGTGCTGTCAATGGAAAAGTAGCTAGTGCATTTACTGATATAGGACATGGCGGTTTACCTCCTAAACCTGACGAATTGCTCAGTAGTGATACTGTCTGGCAAGATATCCGACTGAGAAATAGTACAACAGAGCCGGGAAATACAACTCAGGCTACAGTAAACCCAGTCAAACCAAAGTCGGTATTAATTATGCCTGCAACTGGTTGGGTATTCAACGATAATGGCGAAGTTACACTCATATCTCATACACCTAAATCTTCTGCTTCCTGGCTAAATTATTCTAGCTGCGCTGCTAAAAGATAA
- a CDS encoding aromatic ring-hydroxylating dioxygenase subunit alpha: MATIPLFLRNTWYYALPSKQLKPGQILSKTLLNEQIIFSRDRSGAVFAKTSETKSYPIKEAQGNIWIYMSNDETSLVLEDIPRIPEFADQTHQAVESIRFPCNVDHAVFGLIDPAHIAFVHQAWWWRSPQTLNEVVKTFDPSLYGFTMRKHPLEQQTFFYRLLGRNPQIEISFRLPGIRIEKVFTEKHLVCNLTVITPISETETEETTMFYTTLPWFPILQPLLLWFTRSFLNQDREVLLKQQIGLQYNSPLTLVGDADAQVRWYYRLKAEFARAQMQRRSFVNPIKEKTLRWRS, from the coding sequence ATGGCTACAATACCTTTGTTTTTAAGAAATACTTGGTACTATGCATTACCGAGTAAACAGCTAAAACCTGGACAAATACTTTCAAAAACCCTCTTAAACGAGCAAATCATTTTTAGTCGCGATCGCTCAGGTGCAGTCTTTGCTAAGACAAGTGAAACGAAAAGTTATCCCATCAAAGAGGCGCAAGGCAATATTTGGATTTATATGTCAAATGATGAGACTTCCTTAGTACTAGAAGACATTCCCCGAATCCCTGAATTTGCCGACCAAACTCACCAAGCCGTTGAATCGATCCGCTTTCCTTGTAATGTCGATCATGCTGTATTCGGATTGATTGATCCTGCTCATATTGCTTTCGTTCATCAGGCGTGGTGGTGGCGTTCTCCACAAACACTCAACGAGGTAGTCAAAACTTTTGACCCATCTTTGTACGGCTTTACTATGCGGAAGCATCCACTAGAACAACAAACTTTTTTCTATCGGTTACTTGGACGTAATCCACAGATCGAAATCTCGTTTCGTTTGCCAGGAATTCGGATTGAGAAAGTGTTTACCGAGAAACATCTAGTCTGTAACCTAACAGTAATTACTCCCATTTCCGAAACTGAAACTGAGGAAACAACTATGTTCTACACAACTTTACCTTGGTTTCCTATTCTTCAACCATTGTTGCTGTGGTTTACGCGCAGTTTTCTCAATCAAGATAGAGAAGTTTTGCTTAAACAACAAATAGGCTTGCAATATAATTCACCCTTAACTTTAGTTGGAGATGCTGATGCTCAAGTCCGTTGGTACTATAGATTGAAAGCAGAATTTGCTCGTGCTCAAATGCAGAGGCGGTCTTTCGTTAATCCAATTAAAGAAAAGACACTTCGATGGCGTAGTTAG